One genomic segment of Gopherus flavomarginatus isolate rGopFla2 chromosome 11, rGopFla2.mat.asm, whole genome shotgun sequence includes these proteins:
- the LOC127030882 gene encoding olfactory receptor 13G1-like: MKNQSSVTEFILVGLSSLPEYQMFLFVLFTFIYMAALTGNLLIVITITTSTRLHTPMYFLLINLSLINLLSISVSIPKMLCNLLEHKKTIAFLGCITQIYLFTWTLGSEVLVLAAMAFDRYVAVCHPLHYTIIMRKEVCVELIAGIWIAGVINSAVNTGFVLQLSFCNSNIINHFFCELPSVLKLSCSDISLNETLAFLADIVFGMGSCVVTLTSYYFILRTILKIRSTEGKKKAFSTCSSHLIVVILYYSTAIYTYIHPSSAYSPDRDKVITVLYSVITPALNPIIYSLRNKEVKEALRKLIRRLGPYQRE; encoded by the coding sequence ATGAAGAACCAATCCTCAGTCACAGAGTTCATCTTGGTGGGTCTGTCCAGCCTCCCTGAATACCAGATGTTCCTCTTTGTGTTATTCACCTTCATCTACATGGCAGCCCTCACTGGAAACCTCCTCATCGTCATCACTATTACTACCAGCACCAGactccacacccccatgtatttcttgCTTATCAACTTGTCCTTGATAAACCTTTTATCCATCTCAGTGTCCATTCCCAAAATGCTATGCAACCTTCTGGAGCACAAGAAGACCATTGCCTTCTTAGGCTGCATTACACAGATATATCTCTTCACTTGGACTCTGGGAAGTGAAGTTCTGGTCCTTGCTGCCATGGCTTTTGACCGTTATGTTGCTGTCTGCCACCCTTTGCATTACACCATCATCATGAGGAAGGAGGTTTGTGTTGAGTTAATCGCTGGCATATGGATAGCAGGGGTGATCAATTCTGCAGTCAACACTGGATTTGTGCTCCAGCTTTCTTTCTGCAACTCGAACATCATCAATCATTTCTTTTGCGAATTACCATCAGTGCTAAAACTCTCCTGCTCAGACATCAGCCTCAATGAAACCTTGGCTTTTCTGGCTGACATAGTCTTTGGGATGGGGAGTTGCGTGGTAACTTTAACATCCTATTACTTCATCCTGAGAACTATCTTGAAGATTCGCTCCACAGAAGGCAAGaagaaagccttctccacctgctcctcccacctcatagTCGTCATCTTGTACTACTCAACAGCCATTTACACCTACATACACCCCTCGTCGGCCTACTCTCCAGACAGAGACAAAGTGATCACTGTCCTATATTCCGTTATAACTCCAGCGCTCAACCCGATCATATACtccctgagaaacaaagaggtcaaaGAAGCCCTCAGGAAACTGATAAGAAGACTTGGGCCATATCAAAGAGAATAA